The genomic segment TAATTTGATAAGCATTAGAAGCTTCTCTTTGCTGAACTAAAACACCATTAAAAACTAATACTGCAAGAATTGTTAAAAGTAAAACAACAGCTATTAACATTCCTGTTATACCGTGTAATTTAAAAATTCCTCTTTCATTTTCATTCATTTGTGTATTATTTGCCATTACTTATCTCCTAAACTTCTAATATATGAAGCTAAAGCTTTCTCTTGAGTCTCATTTAATCTTTCGTTAAAGCTTGGCATATGACCTAAAAGACCTTTTTTACCTTGTTTTAAAACAGCTGTTACAAGAGAATCATCATAAGATTTAATATTTGGACCTACCATTGGCATTCCTTCTCCATTATCACCATGACAAGCTGCACAAGTTGCATAAGCTACTGGTTGCTCACCTTTAAATCCATTTGCTACATAAGCAGAAACTTCTTTAATATCAGCATCTTCACTAAGCATCATTGGAGGCATTCCACCTGGGTATGCTTCAGTTAAATGATTTGAACCATTTCTAATTGTGTACTCAACTTGATCTTTACTCATTCTTTTTGTTAAGTCTTGAGCTTTTCCTGCAATTCCTTCTGCATCAACTCCATGACAAGGAGCACATTGTACTAAAAATATAGACTGTCCCATTGCTTTTAGAGTTTGCTCATTTGGATTTGTCCATTTTTGCTCAAACTTTGCATTATATTCATTTGTTTCTTCATTCCATTGACCAATTTGAGAAAATCCATTAATTGGATAACCAACTGTGAAATACCAAAACATCCAAACAATTGCAATAACAAATGCTATAGCCCAACCTGTTGGAACAGGGTTTTTATATTCACCAATTCCATCCCATTTTTCATCAGCTAGCTCACCACTTGCTGTATCATTCTTCATCTGATTAATATATTTTAAAACAACAAACGTACTAATAGTAATAATAGCAGCTGCTCCCAAAAATGTTAATGCATTGATATAATCATCACTAATAAAAGCATCACCTGCAACAAAGTAAGTTCCTGCCATTAATGCGATGATAAGAATTATTCCACCTATAACCATAGATTTCATCTTATTTCTCCTTATTACCTATAACTTTTTTAATATCTCTTTCTTCAAGAGGAACAGAAACACTTGAATCATCATGTACAAGTTTAGAATACTTTTCAAAATCTCTTTCACCTTTTTTCTGCCTTCTATACAAGGAAAAAGCATAAGAGTAGAATAATATAAATACTACTAATATTAAAAAGAACTTTGCATAACCTTGAAATGTCATCAGTGTTTCATAATCCATAATGAACCTCTATTTTAAAGAATTTAAATATGCAATTAATGCAACAATTTCAGGAACTTCACCATTTGCAACAGCTTGTTTAACCTTCTCATCTTTCATGTCAGCAGCAATAGCTTTTGCTTCTAAAAGAGCCGCAGCTTTTGCTTCTTCCCAAGTTCCTAGTTTTGGCATACCTTCTTGATCATATGGAGTATTAAATACTGTTTTTACAGTATAAGCTTCCGCATATGCAGTCTCTATATCAGCAATATTAGTAAAATGATGCTCATATGCAGGCATAATACTTCCTGGAACAACTGCTTTTGGATCTCTCATATGGTTTTCATGCCAATCTGTAGTTCTATAATTTCCAACTCTCATTAAATCAGGACCAGTTCTTTTTGATCCCCATAAAAATGGTCTATCATAAGCATACTCACCACTTAAAGAGTACATACCATATCTATCAGTCTCTGATTTAAATGGTCTTACCAACTGAGAGTGGCATGCATTACAAGAATCTTTAATATAAACATGTCTTCCTGTTAATTCCAACACTGAATATGGTTTTGTACCAACTGTTGGTCTTGCTTGCTTTGCAAAGTCTGGAATTGCTTCAATTACACCTGCAAATGAAACAAATATAAATACCATTACCGCAAAGAAAAACGGTCTTTGTTCTAACCAATGAAACATTTTTTCCCCTTTCTTAAGCAGCTACTGGAGTTGCATTTACTGGTTCTTTATCAAGTACTCTACCACATCTAATTGTTTTGTAGATGTTGTAAGCAAACATAAAGAAACCGATTAAGTACATTAAACCACCAACCGCTCTAATTGTATAGTATGGATGTAACACCGTAACTGTATCAATAAATGAGTAAACTAATGAACCATACTCATCATAAGCTCTCCACATCATACCTTGAGTAATACCTGCAATCCACATAGATGTAAAGTACAAAATAATTCCAACTGTTTGTAACCAGAATTGTGTCTCCATCAATGATTTTGAATATATCTCTCTTTTAAACATTCTAGGAACCATATGGAATAAGGCAGCCATAATCATAAATACTAACCATCCTAAAACTGCATCATGAACATGCCCTGGAATCCAATCTGTAAAGTGTGCAATAGCATTAACAGATTTAATAGACTGAATTGGTCCTTCAAGTGTTGTTAACATATAGAATGTTGAAGCTAAAACCATAAATTTAATTACAGTATTAGATTGTAACTGATTCCACTCACCTTTCATAGTTAAAAGCATATTAATCGCAGATCCCCATGATGGTAAAATTAAAACAACAGACATAACAGAACCCATAGTTTGCATCCAATCTGGAACAGTACTATAAATCAAGTGGTGTCCACCAGCCCATAAATAAACAAATAATAATCCCCAGAATGCTAGGATTGATAGTTTATATGAATAAATATTTTGACCTGATTCTTTTGGTAAGAAGTAGTAAATTAATGCAATAATAGGAGTAGTAAATACGAATGCAACAGCATTGTGTCCATACCACCATTGAATAATAGCATCATTTGTACCAGCATACATAGAAACAGAGTGTATCCAAGAACCATACCCACTTACAAGTGCAGTTGGAACTTCCATATTATTGAATAAATAAAGCATTGCAACTGCTATAAATGTAGCAATAAAATACCAAATAGAAATATATAAAGTTCTTTCTCTTCTAATTCCAATAATACCAAATACCGAAATACCCCATAGAACCCAGAAAACAACAACTAGAATATCTAGTGGCCACTCAAGTTCTGCATACTCTTTTGAAGTTGTAATACCCATAAAAAGAGTAACAACAGCTAATAGAATTGTTATAAAATATACCCAGAAATGCAGTTTTGCAATTACCATTAAAAAAGGAGACTCTTTTAATGAAACTTTTAAAACCCTTTGCGATATATAATACCAACCAGCAAAAACCCCACTCAGTGTAAATCCAAAAGCAACACCATTTGTGTGCAATGGTCTTAATCTACTGAAAGTACCATACTCTCCTGCTAAGTAATTTAGCTCTGGAAAAGCTAATTGAAAAGCAAGTACAACACCAATTGTCATACCAATGATACCAAACAAGATTGTTGTAAATGTAAAACACTTAGCAACAGAGTAGTCATACTCAATTTGTGCACTGTTTTGCATCAATTTCCTCCTACAAAATTTATATACAAGTCACAAAATGTCACTCATTAGCCAAAATAGTATCGAAGAAAAACTTAAACTAAACAAAAAAATTAACAATAAATTAACAAATTAGCTCTATTTATTAAAATAAAATCAAGATAAAAATTATCTTATTTATACGATTTTACTGCTTGTTCACTCTCTCTTTTTAGAGTTTTTTCTTTTAAAACTTCTCTTTTATCATGTAGTTTTCTACCTTCAGCAGTTGCAACTTGAACTTTTACCATGTTTTTTTCATTAAAATACAATTTTGTACAAACAAGTGTTATCCCATCTTTTGTTACTTTTGAGTACATTTTTGCTATTTGTTTTGAGTGTAAAAGTAGTTTTCTAGATCTTCTTTCAT from the Aliarcobacter cryaerophilus ATCC 43158 genome contains:
- a CDS encoding DUF4006 family protein — translated: MANNTQMNENERGIFKLHGITGMLIAVVLLLTILAVLVFNGVLVQQREASNAYQINQDLNALKANSPDNHKHYQLIGNGK
- a CDS encoding c-type cytochrome; the protein is MKSMVIGGIILIIALMAGTYFVAGDAFISDDYINALTFLGAAAIITISTFVVLKYINQMKNDTASGELADEKWDGIGEYKNPVPTGWAIAFVIAIVWMFWYFTVGYPINGFSQIGQWNEETNEYNAKFEQKWTNPNEQTLKAMGQSIFLVQCAPCHGVDAEGIAGKAQDLTKRMSKDQVEYTIRNGSNHLTEAYPGGMPPMMLSEDADIKEVSAYVANGFKGEQPVAYATCAACHGDNGEGMPMVGPNIKSYDDSLVTAVLKQGKKGLLGHMPSFNERLNETQEKALASYIRSLGDK
- a CDS encoding CcoQ/FixQ family Cbb3-type cytochrome c oxidase assembly chaperone, with product MDYETLMTFQGYAKFFLILVVFILFYSYAFSLYRRQKKGERDFEKYSKLVHDDSSVSVPLEERDIKKVIGNKEK
- the ccoO gene encoding cytochrome-c oxidase, cbb3-type subunit II — translated: MFHWLEQRPFFFAVMVFIFVSFAGVIEAIPDFAKQARPTVGTKPYSVLELTGRHVYIKDSCNACHSQLVRPFKSETDRYGMYSLSGEYAYDRPFLWGSKRTGPDLMRVGNYRTTDWHENHMRDPKAVVPGSIMPAYEHHFTNIADIETAYAEAYTVKTVFNTPYDQEGMPKLGTWEEAKAAALLEAKAIAADMKDEKVKQAVANGEVPEIVALIAYLNSLK
- the ccoN gene encoding cytochrome-c oxidase, cbb3-type subunit I translates to MQNSAQIEYDYSVAKCFTFTTILFGIIGMTIGVVLAFQLAFPELNYLAGEYGTFSRLRPLHTNGVAFGFTLSGVFAGWYYISQRVLKVSLKESPFLMVIAKLHFWVYFITILLAVVTLFMGITTSKEYAELEWPLDILVVVFWVLWGISVFGIIGIRRERTLYISIWYFIATFIAVAMLYLFNNMEVPTALVSGYGSWIHSVSMYAGTNDAIIQWWYGHNAVAFVFTTPIIALIYYFLPKESGQNIYSYKLSILAFWGLLFVYLWAGGHHLIYSTVPDWMQTMGSVMSVVLILPSWGSAINMLLTMKGEWNQLQSNTVIKFMVLASTFYMLTTLEGPIQSIKSVNAIAHFTDWIPGHVHDAVLGWLVFMIMAALFHMVPRMFKREIYSKSLMETQFWLQTVGIILYFTSMWIAGITQGMMWRAYDEYGSLVYSFIDTVTVLHPYYTIRAVGGLMYLIGFFMFAYNIYKTIRCGRVLDKEPVNATPVAA
- the smpB gene encoding SsrA-binding protein SmpB, whose amino-acid sequence is MAKKELKKNLVFKNKKAFHDFTILDSLEAGIMLEGSEVKAIREGRVNLKDSFVRIIKGEVFLLNAHISHLSTTHSTYRPDERRSRKLLLHSKQIAKMYSKVTKDGITLVCTKLYFNEKNMVKVQVATAEGRKLHDKREVLKEKTLKRESEQAVKSYK